The Watersipora subatra chromosome 1, tzWatSuba1.1, whole genome shotgun sequence genome has a window encoding:
- the LOC137410259 gene encoding collagen alpha-1(XIV) chain-like: MLQHFATMNYLGATLILLAGLCWANEDVLQDTILNHLNEGLVERRAVVNALNSADILNAAKSFAGSLGQKAQLATPQSKAFEDSCLGSSGIGIRPIFPSNPINPVYPWQKIVGKREDKTLANRDIVFVLDDSGSIPSDQFEKAKKAINILIESFCPSKFGNSVTKAGTKQISVVLFDSTVTTEVDFSESSKGLGYLQDKIMSIKHRKGSTATGSALSYVKNHVLGKGSSRLNNAEVSTDVIVITDGQCNINCRILGTEANAIRKMGHGVNLFAMGVANARACELEIITGKGSTMAYGLGDFRNFDRFATAVKEIAQENASKCA, translated from the exons ATGTTGCAGCATTTCGCTACGATGAATTACCTCGGTGCTACCTTGATCTTGCTCGCTGGTCTCTGTTG GGCCAATGAGGATGTTCTGCAGGACACCATTTTAAATCATCTGAATGAAGGATTAGTAGAACGTAGAGCGGTTGTCAATGCCT TGAACAGTGCTGACATTCTGAATGCTGCTAAAAGTTTTGCTGGTTCATTAGGACAGAAAGCG CAACTTGCAACTCCACAGAGCAAGGCTTTTGAGGATTCATGTTTAGGCAGCAGTGGCATAGGCATACGCCCCATCTTCCCCAGCAACCCCATCAACCCCGTTTATCCTTGGCAAAAGATCGTTGGAAAGAGAGAAGATAAAACTTTAGCAAACAGAGACATTGTCTTCGTTCTAGATGATTCTGGCAGCATCCCCTCTGACCAGTTTGAGAAGGCAAAGAAAGCCATCAACATACTCATTGAATCTTTCTGCCCCTCGAAGTTTG GTAATTCAGTGACTAAAGCAGGTACCAAGCAGATTTCCGTTGTTCTGTTTGATTCCACTGTGACAACAGAAGTTGACTTTAGTGAAAGCTCCAAGGGACTCGGTTACCTTCAGGACAAGATCATGAGCATAAAACACAGGAAAGGTTCCACGGCTACAGGCTCTGCTCTTTCCTATGTCAAAAACCATGTTTTAGGAAAG GGATCAAGTCGTCTTAATAATGCCGAGGTGTCTACAGACGTGATAGTAATTACAGATGGGCAGTGCAATATCAACTGTCGCATCCTTGGAACTGAAGCTAATGCTATCAGAAAGATGGGGCATG GTGTGAACTTGTTTGCTATGGGAGTAGCCAATGCCAGAGCCTGTGAGCTAGAGATAATCACTGGAAAGGGCAGTACGATGGCCTATGGACTCGGAGACTTCCGTAACTTTGACAGGTTTGCAACAGCAGTCAAGGAGATTGCTCAGGAGAATGCTAGCAAATGTGCATAA
- the LOC137385742 gene encoding cartilage matrix protein-like, which produces MAVALLIGFLMLLTLGEGNEDVLRSLEAGQYDERSIDTAKRALLQNSVGISKLADAFASQIGTQQKPASSSSYPFFPPIQISKDKNYVNSCLGYTSTGKRENERREFVKTANRDYIFVLDTSGSILGSEFTLAKEAIASLTEAFCPNTFGSEITNGGTKQVAMVVFGTRVTKVMSFEDSLKGLRAVQEKIMAVKHRREGATSTATALNYVREAILGQGSSRINDPKVSTDVIIITDGRCNVDCKDLAKEADAIRAMGQGVNVFAVGVAAARECELDIISGKVPKSSFGLNGMKYFKDLAESVVEKARSMPNKCV; this is translated from the exons ATGGCTGTTGCATTGCTGATAGGGTTCTTGATGCTATTAAC GTTGGGAGAAGGTAATGAGGATGTACTACGGAGTCTAGAGGCAGGGCAGTACGATGAGAGGAGCATTGACACAGCTAAACGCGCTCTGTTACAAA ACTCTGTTGGTATATCAAAATTAGCTGATGCGTTTGCCAGTCAAATTGGAACACAACAGAAACCTGCTTCAAGCTCTTCATATCCCTTCTTTCCACCTATTCAAATCTCTAAAGATAAGAACTATGTAAACAGCTGCCTGGGATACACATCCACTGGCAAAAGGGAAAA TGAAAGAAGAGAATTTGTGAAGACTGCAAATCGAGATTACATATTTGTCTTGGATACATCGGGCAGTATTCTTGGTTCAGAGTTTACGCTCGCCAAAGAAGCAATTGCGTCACTCACCGAAGCATTCTGTCCGAACACCTTTG GTTCTGAGATTACTAATGGAGGAACAAAGCAAGTTGCTATGGTGGTCTTTGGCACAAGAGTTACAAAAGTAATGAGTTTTGAAGATAGCCTAAAGGGATTACGCGCTGTTCAAGAAAAGATCATGGCAGTTAAGCACAGGCGGGAAGGAGCGACAAGCACTGCAACCGCATTAAACTACGTGAGGGAGGCAATATTGGGCCAG GGCAGCAGCAGAATCAATGACCCGAAGGTTTCGACTGACGTGATCATTATCACTGATGGCAGATGTAATGTTGACTGCAAGGATTTGGCTAAGGAGGCTGATGCGATCAGAGCAATGGGTCAAGGGGTCAATGTTTTTGCTGTTGGAGTTGCTGCAGCACGCGAGTGTGAGCTAGATATCATCTCTGGAAAAGTCCCTAAGTCTTCCTTCGGTTTAAATggaatgaaatattttaaagatcTTGCTGAAAGCGTTGTCGAAAAAGCACGTTCAATGCCTAATAAATGTGTGTAA
- the LOC137385759 gene encoding uncharacterized protein: MADAELGEETVESRTDASDTDASDTDSEGTCLQNRVETKKLSSSDSASSHQQAINADNNVDVVTISENTVRRSSRLAALKKSNDAMQLMNIIGTTVLDHQNVIDMVRKNIDGVDVSIETLRNDVTELNEFRNQFDSMYEELQVISDNKVDTTVTSMYTEHISELKTVEQHLQQRIKQLEVQQDEEKELQDEEAAMQEMRKQLEEKMRLYKERKQSRQRLAPISVLSLQSSHSSATSTPTKPENRLTTSITEDTTRKRIEPGNARSPQPPPSTRITSSRPAVQIHDLTLQQLQSDELRSHSPVDLPQPREPNPGNVDVKSKTHNDLEPIHQLAQCLVTTMKSTKRTALEPSIFTGNPLEFNDWEIDFEGYIEAEGLVGKEPLRYLKKYVSGEAKDCISGYFTLNSEAAYKDARKQLRRRYGKDSSIARAMRTKLENWPNIGATDGKQLRKYADFLSQIKGAMISVPKLKALNDSDEIEKIAKVLPRWMKTKWVNLSRQLERNEDREADFHDYHSLINEQAEIQNTPLMANDRAPEKTRNDNKRRGKAIQHTTLTTATTDKSVKHCAYCEKDNHDTASCFKLIAMSHRDTIEVFKKKRLCFSCAQPHHMTSQCKDKAKCRKCKGDHLQCLHKSAQDWEETKVNKGKQEPKTVGEQKPPSDTKEKISNAADSSGTTELLNMVVPVYISAANASDKILAYAVLDNGSDSTYIAKDIAKRLKPPSVSEQITVTTLNGKKTSHLSKYKIVVDCFEGAPDGQDHRIEAYEQDVIPCNRMQIPTSKIASSIPLFKEISQLFPPKLDAPIGLLIGRDFAHLLAPHETIIGKENEPFALKTVLGWTLCGGNNEHQRSLHTTLLAQASEFDDIDDRRKMSQNDIKFTKTLENGMERSEDGSITLPLPFKDQPTMPNNKAQAKKRLEQLIHRLKKDPNLKKDYFQFMEEVIKSGHAEKVPDHCTPQGKAWYLPHFGVYHPKKQKLRVVFDASVKFLNRCLNDELLAGPDHINSLLGILLRFRTKHVALSCDIEKMFHNFKVLPEHRDYLRFLWVDPNLTTVTEYRMTVHLFGATSSPGVATFALRKIAAQATNDLPEASKFITRNFYVDDGITSVASVPEAIQLARDATKICGSANLRLHKFVSNSRELLQSIPTTEIAKGVQGLDLCKDKLPAERTLGMEWRTDDDCFTFSSNLLEKPNTKRGILSIVSQVYDPLGLLAPFLLKGKVLMQRACKKVQNWDEAVSEDLAKDWTLWKEQLSNLQDVSIPRCLKPQDFGEVKNTQLHYFCDASLDGYGACAYLRMINKHDKVHVALVMAKSRVAPLKPMTIPRLELQAAVEATRLKNQLQVELDLTVDAEHFWSDSTVALGFISNTEAQYHMFVANRVAEIRRSTDVAQWHHIPGSLNPADLASRGCNLTLLNKSNWWSGPAFLRQLDISEHISDDVDHRKYTQDSVEVKKVKQTLSTVATVKANMDETIKKFSSWKRLVRALALVKAMLKSKSFKKPTLTARDWQEAEDCIVKAEQERLFPEDIKRLKGQEKLAKNSKLLKFTPYLDEKGTMRMRGRVTSPLSYKEINPVILTKSSLAKLLVTHYHQITHHQGHNPTIAALRQAGFWVTGVSTLAKNIVHHCIRCRRNRAKPEEQQMGLLPKERTNLSPPFTHVGIDTFGHFLVKERRTELKRYGVLFTCLYSRALHIEVVDDLSTDSFLQALRRIQAVRGPITTIFSDGGTNFTGARNQLEKDLLSMQDSKIKIYLLANKIQFQINTPTASHQGGIWERQIRIIRSILNGMTTKYDRRMTTEGLRTALYEIMATVNSIPLSTASLSDTEAIITANHLLTMKSQHLPPPPGQFDGTEIYGRSMYRKTQQMAEEFWTTWKAQYLPKIENRPKWEAPRQNIKVGDLVVIVDNNEPRNSWKTGIVVAVHQGSDGLVRKTSIMTGTTDLDTSGKPRHPRVTLDRPVQKLIRIMSAE, encoded by the coding sequence ATGGCCGATGCGGAGCTGGGCGAGGAAACGGTGGAGTCGCGCACTGACGCCTCAGACACTGACGCCTCAGACACTGACAGCGAAGGTACATGTTTGCAAAATCGAGTTGAAACTAAAAAACTGAGCAGTTCGGATAGTGCTAGTAGTCATCAGCAGGCAATTAATGCTGACAATAATGTAGATGTCGTTACAATTAGTGAAAACACTGTTAGACGCTCTTCAAGATTGGCTGCATTAAAGAAGTCCAATGACGCTATGCAGCTAATGAACATTATCGGCACAACAGTCTTAGATCACCAGAATGTTATTGATatggttaggaaaaacattgatGGTGTTGATGTTAGCATTGAAACGTTACGAAATGATGTGACAGAGCTAAATGAGTTTCGTAATCAATTTGATTCTATGTATGAGGAACTGCAAGTTATTTCTGATAATAAAGTTGATACAACTGTTACAAGTATGTACACTGAGCATATCAGTGAGCTTAAAACAGTGGAGCAGCacttacagcaaagaataaagCAATTGGAAGTTCAACAAGATGAAGAGAAAGAGCTGCAAGATGAAGAAGCAGCAATGCAAGAGATGAGGAAACAGCTGGAGGAAAAAATGAGGCTGTACAAAGAGAGAAAGCAAAGCAGGCAGAGATTAGCACCAATTTCAGTTCTTTCATTACAATCTTCACACAGTTCAGCTACCAGTACACCAACAAAACCTGAGAATCGCCTTACAACGAGTATAACAGAAGACACTACAAGAAAAAGAATAGAGCCTGGCAATGCACGTTCACCACAACCTCCGCCCTCCACACGAATCACTTCTAGCAGGCCTGCAGTGCAGATCCATGATCTCACACTTCAACAGTTGCAATCAGATGAGCTCAGGTCGCATAGTCCAGTCGACCTACCACAACCGAGGGAACCTAACCCTGGCAATGTAGATGTCAAGTCAAAAACACATAATGACCTTGAACCCATTCACCAGCTTGCACAATGCCTTGTCACAACGATGAAAAGCACTAAACGCACAGCTCTGGAACCCAGCATTTTCACCGGGAACCCACTAGAGTTTAATGACTGGGAGATTGATTTTGAAGGTTATATAGAAGCTGAAGGCCTTGTAGGCAAAGAGCCACTTAGGTATTTGAAAAAATACGTGAGTGGAGAAGCTAAAGACTGCATATCAGGCTACTTTACACTCAACTCAGAAGCTGCATATAAGGATGCCCGCAAGCAACTGAGAAGAAGGTATGGTAAGGATAGCAGTATAGCTCGTGCTATGCGAACAAAGTTAGAAAATTGGCCAAACATTGGTGCGACAGATGGCAAACAGTTACGCAAGTATGCAGACTTCCTGTCACAGATCAAAGGTGCCATGATTTCAGTGCCAAAACTGAAGGCCCTCAATGACAGTGATGAGATAGAGAAAATAGCCAAAGTACTTCCGCGATGGATGAAAACCAAATGGGTGAATCTTAGCAGACAGTTAGAGAGGAATGAGGATAGGGAAGCTGATTTCCATGATTATCACTCTTTAATAAATGAACAGGCTGAGATCCAGAACACCCCCCTGATGGCAAATGATCGAGCCCCAGAGAAGACTAGAAATGACAACAAAAGACGAGGCAAAGCAATACAGCACACTACTCTAACCACAGCAACAACCGACAAAAGTGTGAAACACTGCGCGTACTGTGAGAAAGACAACCACGACACAGCCTCTTGTTTCAAGCTAATAGCCATGTCACATCGTGACACAATTGAAGTCTTCAAAAAGAAGAGACTTTGTTTTAGCTGTGCACAGCCACATCACATGACTTCCCAGTGCAAGGACAAAGCCAAGTGCAGGAAATGTAAAGGAGATCACCTACAGTGCCTCCATAAATCGGCTCAAGACTGGGAGGAAACAAAAGTCAACAAAGGTAAGCAAGAACCCAAGACAGTTGGTGAACAAAAGCCACCATCTGATACTAAAGAAAAAATCTCAAATGCTGCCGACAGTAGCGGCACAACAGAGCTACTCAACATGGTTGTGCCTGTGTATATTTCGGCTGCAAACGCTTCAGATAAAATTCTTGCCTATGCGGTACTGGATAACGGCTCTGACAGTACCTACATAGCTAAAGACATAGCCAAGAGGTTGAAGCCACCAAGTGTATCGGAGCAGATTACCGTAACAACGCTAAATGGAAAGAAGACTAGCCACTTGAGCAAGTACAAGATCGTGGTGGATTGCTTTGAAGGAGCACCAGATGGCCAAGACCACAGAATAGAAGCATACGAACAGGATGTGATACCCTGCAACCGGATGCAAATTCCTACCTCGAAAATTGCCAGCTCAATACCTCTCTTCAAAGAAATTTCTCAACTCTTCCCTCCCAAATTGGATGCACCAATAGGTCTCCTAATAGGCAGAGATTTCGCACACTTACTAGCACCACATGAGACGATAATTGGAAAAGAGAACGAACCCTTTGCGCTCAAAACTGTTCTGGGATGGACCTTGTGCGGTGGCAATAATGAACACCAGAGGTCACTACACACTACACTTCTTGCGCAGGCGTCAGAGTTTGATGACATTGATGACCGAAGAAAGATGTCCCAAAATGACATAAAGTTCACCAAAACACTAGAAAATGGAATGGAGCGATCCGAAGATGGGTCGATCACTCTTCCACTTCCCTTTAAAGATCAACCAACTATGCCCAACAATAAGGCTCAAGCTAAAAAGAGACTGGAACAATTAATCCATAGACTCAAAAAAGACCCGAATCTGAAAAAAGATTACTTTCAGTTCATGGAGGAGGTGATTAAAAGCGGACATGCTGAGAAAGTTCCCGATCACTGCACACCACAAGGAAAGGCGTGGTATCTTCCACATTTTGGCGTATACCATCCAAAGAAACAGAAGCTACGCGTAGTATTTGATGCAAGCGTGAAGTTTCTAAACAGATGTCTAAATGACGAACTTCTGGCCGGACCAGATCATATAAACAGCTTACTCGGAATTCTTCTAAGATTCAGAACTAAACATGTAGCCTTGTCGTGTGACATTGAAAAAATGTTTCACAACTTCAAAGTTCTTCCAGAACACAGAGATTATCTTAGGTTCCTGTGGGTTGACCCCAACTTAACAACAGTAACAGAGTACAGAATGACAGTGCACCTATTTGGTGCAACTTCATCGCCAGGTGTTGCAACCTTTGCGCTGCGTAAAATAGCCGCGCAAGCCACCAACGATCTTCCTGAAGCCAGCAAGTTTATAACAAGAAACTTTTATGTTGATGACGGAATAACTAGTGTTGCTAGTGTTCCCGAAGCTATTCAACTGGCCCGTGATGCAACAAAGATATGCGGAAGTGCCAACTTGCGTTTACACAagtttgtaagtaatagtagagAGCTTTTGCAGTCAATTCCCACCACAGAGATAGCTAAGGGAGTTCAAGGATTGGACTTGTGCAAAGACAAATTACCCGCAGAGAGAACCTTGGGAATGGAATGGCGCACAGATGACGACTGCTTCACCTTTAGCAGCAATCTGCTCGAGAAACCAAACACTAAAAGGGGTATCTTGTCCATAGTTTCACAGGTGTACGATCCTCTCGGCTTACTTGCTCCTTTCCTTTTGAAAGGAAAGGTTTTGATGCAACGTGCCTGCAAGAAAGTTCAAAATTGGGATGAGGCGGTGTCTGAAGATCTTGCAAAAGATTGGACTCTCTGGAAAGAACAGCTGTCAAATCTGCAAGATGTCAGTATCCCAAGGTGCTTAAAACCACAGGATTTCGGAGAGGTTAAAAACACTCAATTGCATTACTTCTGTGATGCCTCCTTAGACGGGTACGGAGCCTGTGCATATCTACGGATGATTAACAAACACGACAAAGTGCATGTTGCACTAGTCATGGCAAAGTCAAGAGTAGCTCCGCTCAAACCTATGACTATACCAAGACTGGAACTCCAAGCGGCGGTTGAAGCGACAAGACTGAAGAATCAGCTTCAAGTTGAGCTTGACCTGACAGTCGACGCAGAGCACTTCTGGAGTGACTCAACTGTTGCCCTAGGATTTATTAGCAACACTGAAGCACAGTATCATATGTTTGTCGCTAACAGAGTGGCTGAAATTCGGCGTTCTACGGACGTAGCTCAGTGGCATCACATTCCAGGATCTCTCAATCCTGCAGATCTAGCTTCACGAGGGTGCAACCTTACATTGCTCAATAAATCAAACTGGTGGTCTGGACCAGCCTTTTTACGCCAGCTAGATATTAGTGAGCATATTTCCGATGACGTTGACCACCGCAAGTACACACAAGATAGCGTAGAGGTCAAAAAAGTGAAGCAAACGCTGTCCACAGTTGCCACCGTGAAAGCTAACATGGATGAAACAATAAAGAAGTTCAGCTCATGGAAAAGACTGGTCAGAGCCCTTGCCCTTGTCAAAGCCATGCTAAAGagtaaaagtttcaaaaaaccCACACTTACCGCGAGGGACTGGCAGGAAGCAGAAGACTGTATAGTCAAAGCAGAGCAGGAACGCTTATTCCCTGAAGACATTAAACGTCTAAAAGGACAAGAAAAACTTGCCAAGAACAGCAAACTTCTCAAATTCACACCATATCTTGATGAGAAAGGGACAATGCGAATGAGAGGCAGAGTCACATCGCCCTTGAGCTACAAAGAGATAAATCCTGTCATACTGACCAAATCTTCACTAGCCAAGCTCTTAGTTACTCACTACCACCAGATTACTCATCATCAGGGCCACAACCCTACAATAGCAGCACTGCGTCAAGCAGGTTTTTGGGTGACCGGCGTCTCAACTCTCGCCAAGAATATTGTGCACCATTGCATACGATGCAGAAGAAATCGTGCCAAACCGGAAGAACAGCAGATGGGTCTTTTACCAAAAGAAAGAACCAACCTCAGCCCACCATTCACTCATGTAGGCATTGACACCTTTGGCCATTTTTTGGTCAAAGAAAGAAGGACCGAACTGAAGAGATATGGCGTACTCTTCACCTGTCTCTACAGTCGTGCTTTGCACATCGAAGTAGTCGACGACCTGTCAACAGACAGTTTTCTACAAGCTCTTAGGAGAATCCAAGCAGTCAGGGGACCAATCACCACTATTTTCAGTGATGGCGGTACCAATTTCACTGGTGCGCGCAATCAGTTAGAAAAAGATCTACTCTCTATGCAAGACAGTAAAATAAAGATATATCTGCTAGCAAATAAAATACAGTTTCAAATAAACACCCCAACAGCCAGCCATCAAGGCGGAATTTGGGAGCGGCAGATCCGCATTATCAGATCAATTCTCAATGGAATGACAACTAAGTATGACCGTCGAATGACTACTGAAGGTCTTAGAACAGCCCTATACGAGATTATGGCCACTGTTAACAGCATACCTCTCTCAACAGCTAGTCTAAGTGACACAGAAGCAATTATCACTGCTAATCACCTTCTGACTATGAAGTCGCAGCACCTACCACCTCCTCCTGGACAATTTGACGGGACTGAGATCTATGGAAGATCCATGTACCGGAAGACCCAGCAGATGGCGGAAGAATTTTGGACAACCTGGAAGGCGCAATATCTCCCAAAGATTGAGAACCGGCCAAAGTGGGAGGCACCCCGGCAAAATATCAAAGTGGGAGACTTGGTTGTCATAGTTGACAATAACGAACCCCGGAACTCCTGGAAAACTGGAATAGTAGTGGCCGTCCATCAAGGATCCGACGGCTTGGTAAGGAAGACCTCAATCATGACTGGTACAACTGACCTTGATACCTCTGGCAAGCCTAGGCACCCCAGAGTTACCTTAGACAGGCCCGTTCAAAAATTAATCAGAATTATGAGTGCTGAGTAA